The following nucleotide sequence is from Tolumonas lignilytica.
TACCCGCGCTTACCACCTTATGGGGCCGGGAGGCGGAGGCATTACATGAGCAACTGTTGCTGACCACCTCCCGCGATACGCAGATCCACTTGATTGAGCAGTTTCTATTGATTCGTCTGCACAAACATCACCACAGTGGTGAAAACACGCTCGATCGCCTGATCGAACAGATTTATTACGCCCCCAATCAGCGAATCGAGTTGTTGAGTGCAAAAACAGGTTGGAGCCAGCGACATATCGAACGGAGTTTCAAGCAAGCCTTTGCGCTTTCGCCAAAACGATTCGCCCGTCTGGCGCGTCTCCACCACACGCTGCGGCAGATCTCGTTGCAACCCCAACAACATTTACTCGATATTGCGTTAGAAAGAGGCTTCAGTGATCAGCCACATTTCATCCATGAAGTGCAAACGATCACCGGCATGACGCCTGGAGAAATCCAGCGGTTACTGCGGCAGCAACCGCATTATTACAATCCGCCGTCCAGAATACCGACGTGAACCGGGAGCCGTATTCATCTGAATACAAATAGCTTATTTTGGGCAGGTTGGTTCGGTGGTGAACTGTTGTTTCACATCAATCAGGCCCAGATGCTCAATGGTGCGGCGACCAATCAACACCGGATATTTCATATCCGCACGATCGCGCAGGGTGAATTGTTCCTCATAGACCTGATTGCCAATACAAATCTGCATCAGTACCGCCGGACGATGATCAACGCCGCCGGCACCACGCAGGGTGACATTCCGCAACACGGCACGTTCATAGGTCATGCTGCGCGGCTGATTATTGTCATCCTGCACATCCACCACGAAACGCACCCAATCCTGACCATTTTTCGAAAAATGCTCCAAATCGCGGGCATCCAGTGATGAAGTCAGCGCCCCGGTGTCCATTTTGACATTCAAGGGCAAATTGCCCGGTAATAATAGGGCCTTTTCTATCCAGCCAAATACTTTTGGCGAAGATACGGAAGAGGTGGGTTCTGCTGCATTGACCATACTCGTGAATACCATCATGAACGCGATAAGAAATGCTCTGTAAACCATGCTAACTCCGGTGAGTGAAACCATCTTATAGAGCATAGCTGACGAAACTTAAAGCAAGCTGAAATCTGAAAATAGCATGGGCGACAGCGAAAAACCGCCCTCAGCGCGATATTGGTTGATCCCACCAAAAACAAAATCACAACAACCATGTTTAAGAGTAATGCCGGCGTTTGCTAGTCGATTATTCTGCTTTGTTGCCGATCTTATGGTTTTTTAAGCCAGTTAAAATGCCATCTCGCTTAAGAAATAAACAACCGTAAATTAAAAAAGATCTTGTATTCCCGAGCAGGAATATGCTAATTCTGTGTCACGCCCGCATATTATTGCGGAACAAACCGGATTTTTTGAATTTTATGAGCAAGATTCAGTCTCTGATTAGCATTATTGTGATCCTGGTCGTGGTGGTGATTATTCCACCGCTCGGGGCGCGATTAGCTACTCGCTAGTCAGGACGAAAAGACTCACAAACCCCCGAGCACACCACTCGGGGGTTTTTTTTTAAGCCATTTTTGCAGTCAAAAGGGACAAGGAAATGAACGGGGCCCAGTACTTAGTCAAAGCATTACACCAGCAGGGTGTTACCCAGGTTTTTGGTTATCCGGGTGGCGCGATCATGCCGGTGTACGACGCACTGTACGATGGGGGTATTCCTCACCTGTTATGTCGTCATGAACAAGGCGCGGCGATGGCCGCTATCGGTTACGCTCGGTCTACCGGTAAAGTCGGCGTCTGTATCGCCACCTCCGGCCCGGGTGCTACCAACCTGATCACCGGTCTGGCGGATGCACTGCTGGATTCGGTGCCGGTAGTGGCGCTGACCGGTCAGGTCGCCTCGCCGCTGATCGGTACTGACGCCTTTCAGGAAGTAGACGTACTGGGCCTGTCACTGGCCTGTACCAAACACTCGTTCATGGTGCAGTCAGTTGACGAACTGGGTCAGGTCATCGCCGATGCGTTCCGTATTGCCCGTTCCGGCCGCCCTGGCCCGGTACTGGTTGATATCCCGAAAGACATTCAGTTGGCCAAGGCTGAACTCGATACGCTGATGGAACTGGCTGCAGAACAGTTTGAAGAAGATGAACAAGAGGCCATCGTTGCCGCCCGCAAGCTGTTAAGCGAAGCGAAAAAACCGGTGCTTTATGTCGGTGGCGGGGTGGTTGCGGCCGATGCAGTGACAGAACTGCGCGAATTTGCCGCGGCCACACAGATGCCATCGGTGACCACGCTGAAAGGGATTGGTTCGCTTGATCCGAACTGCCCACATTTCTTAGGCATGCTGGGGATGCACGGCACCAAAGCCGCCAATCTGGTGGTACAGGAAGCCGATTTACTGCTGGTAGCCGGTGCCCGTTTTGATGATCGGGTAACTGGCAAGCTGGCGGCCTTTGCCCCGCATGCGAAAGTGATCCATCTGGATGTGGATGCCGCCGAAGTCGGCAAACTGCGTGCCGTCCAGGTGGCCTTGCACGGCGATCTGCGTCGCGTGTTGCCACAATTGGCCATGCCACTGAACATCTCCGGCTGGCGCGAACATTGTGCCGCGATGAAAAATGACTATCCATGGCGCTATGATCATCCGGGCGAACATATTTATGCCCCGTTGCTGCTGAAACAACTGAGTGACACATTACCGGAAAACAGTGTTGTATGCTGCGACGTCGGCCAGCATCAGATGTGGGTGGCCCAGCACATGCAGTTCAACAGCCCGCGCAACCACATTTCCAGTTCAGGTTTAGGCACCATGGGCTTTGGCTTACCGGCGGCAGTAGGTGCTAAAATGGCGCGCCCGAATGACGAAGTCGTCTTGGTCAGCGGTGACGGTTCCTTTATGATGAACGTCCAGGAACTCGGCACGCTGCGCCGCGCCAAACTGCCGGTCAAGATGGTGTTACTGGATAACCAGCGTCTGGGCATGGTCCGTCAGTGGCAGGAGCTGTTTTTCGACGCCCGCTTCAGTGAAACGATCCTGTCTGATAACCCTGATTTTGTGCGTCTGGCTTCCGCCTTTGACATCGCCGGTGAAACCATCACCCGCAAAGACGAAGTGCCTGCCGCCATTGCCAGAATGCTGGAATGCAAAGGCGCCTACCTGCTGCATGTGTCTATTTCAGCAGAAGAAAATGTCTGGCCTCTGGTTCCGCCAGGTGCCGCGAATCACGATATGATGGAGAGCAAACCATGAAGCAACATCAGCTGAATTTGATCACCGGTTCCCGTCCTGAAGTGCTGGAACGTGTGCTGCGCGTGGTGCGTCACCGTGGCTTTGCTCTGTGTCAGTTAAATATGGAAACCGTACCCGATAGCAGTTCCCTGCGTATTGCCGTGACCGTGGCGAGTGAACGCCCGATCCAGTTATTGCAGAGCCAACTGAATAAACTGATTGATGTCTTCCACGTAGAAGCATTGGATCAATCTGAACAATCTGCCTTAAAGATCAGCGCATAAGGAAATATAAGCATGTCACAGACTACAAAATACATTTGGTTCAACGGTGAAATGGTGGAATGGGATCGCGCACAGGTTCACGTGATGACGCATGCCCTGCATTATGGTTCTTCTGTATTTGAAGGCATTCGTGCTTATGACACTCCGAATGGCACTGCGATTTTCCGTCTGAAAGAACACATCCAGCGTCTGTTTGACTCCGCCAAAATCTACTGGATGGAAATGCCATTCGACAAAGCAGCGGTAGAACAAGCCTGCTGTGACATCGTGACCAAAAACGACATGAAGAGTGCTTACCTGCGTCCGCTGGCCTTCATCGGCAACGTCGGCTTAGGCGTATTGCCAAAAAGCGACAAGGTAGAAGTGATGATCGGCGCGCTGCCTTGGGGTGCTTACCTCGGTGATGAAGCGCTGTCTCAGGGCGTTGACGTCATGGTTTCCTCTTGGAGTCGTTTAGCACCCAACACCATCCCAACCGGTGCCAAAGCCGGCGGTAACTACCTCTCGTCACAACTGATTGCTCGTGAAGCCCGTCGTAACGGTTATGTCGAAGGCATCGCGCTGGACGTAAACGGCTACATTTCTGAAGGTTCAGGCGAAAACCTGTTCATCGTCAAAAATGGCGTGCTGTACACCTCCCCAACCACCTCCGGCATTCTGCCAGGCATCACCCGTGACAGCATCATGACGCTGGCGCGTGAACTGGGTTACACCATCCGTGAAGAATCGCTGCAACGCGAAGCGCTTTATCTGGCTGATGAAATCTTCATGTGCGGTACCGCAGCCGAGATCACACCGGTGCGTTCGGTTGATCGCATGCAGATCGGTGCAGGCTGCCGCGGCCCAGTGACCGAAGCGATCCAGAAAGCCTTCTTTGGTCTGTTCAACGGTGAGACCGAAGACAAATGGGGTTGGTTGACTCCGGTCAACAAATAAGAGCTATGCAGAAGGCGCGGATAACGGCGCCTTCTTGTTTTACAGAATCTGAATTCAGTCAATCTATTTAATACCGCCGGAATGCCCGCAGGCCGTCAGCCAAACTCCGCATTCCCACGGTCAACGAGGAAACAGTGATGCCTAAGTATCGTTCCGCGACTACCACCCAGGGTCGTAACATGGCGGGCGCCCGCGCCCTGTGGCGTGCCACCGGTATGAAAGACGGTGATTTCGATAAACCAATTATCGCTGTAGTGAACTCTTTCACCCAGTTCGTGCCTGGTCATGTGCATCTGAAAGATCTGGGTCAGCTGGTCGCCCGTGAAATCGAAGCGGCGGGCGGTGTGGCCAAAGAATTCAACACCATTGCGGTCGATGACGGTATTGCCATGGGTCATGGCGGCATGCTCTATTCTCTGCCTTCACGCGAACTGATCGCCGACTCCGTGGAATACATGGTCAACGCCCACTGCGCCGATGCGATGGTCTGTATCTCCAACTGCGACAAAATCACCCCCGGTATGCTGATGGCAGCGATGCGCCTGAACATTCCGGTGATTTTCGTTTCTGGCGGCCCGATGGAAGCCGGTAAAACCAAACTGTCAGACAAAATCATCAAGCTGGATCTGGTCGATGCAATGATCATGGCCGCCGACCCAACCGTCAGCGATGCCGACACCGCCGAAGTAGAACGCAGTGCCTGCCCGACCTGCGGTTCCTGCTCCGGTATGTTCACCGCGAACTCCATGAACTGTCTGACCGAAGCGCTGGGTCTGTCTCAGCCGGGTAACGGCTCGCTGCTGGCTACCCACGCCGACCGCGAACAACTGTTCAAGAGCGCCGGTCGTCGTATCGTCGAACTGACCAAACGTTACTATGAACAGAACGATGAAACAGCCCTGCCGCGCTCGATTGCCACCAAAGCGGCCTTTGAAAACGCGATCGCGCTGGATATCGCGATGGGCGGTTCGACCAATACCGTACTGCACCTGTTGGCCGTAGCGCAGGAGGGCGATGTCGATTTCACCATGGCTGACATCGACCGCATGTCTCGTCGCGTGCCGCACCTATGTAAAGTTGCGCCATCGACTCAGAAATACCACATGGAAGACGTGCATCGTGCTGGTGGTATCGTCGCCATTCTGGGCGAACTGAGCCGTGCCGGTCTGCTGCATACCGACGTGCGTAACGTGCTGGGCCTGTCACTGGCCGAGCTGATCGAACAGTACGACATCGCGCTGCATCCGTCTGACGACGTGAAGAAGTTCTACAGCGCCGGTCCGGCCGGTATTCCGACCACCGTGGCTTTCAGTCAGGATTGCCGCTGGCCAACGCTGGATGACGACCGCCAAGAAGGTTGTATCCGCAGCAAAGAATTTGCCTACAGTCAGGACGGTGGTCTGGCCGTGCTGGCCGGTAATCTGGCGATCGACGGCTGTATCGTGAAAACCGCAGGCGTTGATGAATCCATTCTGAAATTTGAAGGCCCGGCCGTGGTGTTCGAGAGTCAGGAAGATGCGGTATCCGGCATTCTCGGCGGTAAAGTGAAAGCCGGTGATGTGGTGATCGTGCGTTACGAAGGTCCGAAGGGCGGCCCAGGCATGCAGGAAATGCTCTATCCGACCTCTTACCTGAAATCCATGGGTCTCGGCAAAGTCTGTGCGCTGATCACCGACGGCCGTTTCTCCGGCGGTTCCTCTGGTCTGTCGATTGGTCACGTCTCTCCGGAAGCGGCAGCGGGCGGCAACATCGGTCTGATAGCCGATGGTGACCTGATCAGCATCAACATTCCGGCCCGTACCATCGACATCAAAATCAGTGATGCCGAACTGACTGCGCGCCGTGCGGAAATGAATGCCCGTGGCAAAGCAGCCTGGAAACCGGTCAACCGTGAACGTGCGGTCTCTTTTGCATTGCGGGCATATGCGAATCTGGCCACCAGCGCCGACAAGGGTGCCGTGCGTGATCGCAGCAAACTAGGGGAATAAGCATGAGCGACACACAACCGCAGGCCAGCGATTATCTTCGCAAGATCCTGCTGTCGCCGGTATACGAGGTGGCGAAAGTCACCCCGTTACAGACGCTGAAAAAAATCTCCGATCGTCTCGGCAACCATGTGGCGCTGAAGCGTGAAGATCTGCAGCCGGTCCACTCCTTCAAATTGCGCGGTGCCTATAACAAGATCGCCGGTTTGACTGAAGAACAACGCGCCAAAGGGATCATTGCCGCCTCAGCCGGTAACCATGCGCAGGGCGTGGCGTTGTCCGGTGCGAAACTGAAGATCCCGGCCGTCATCGTGATGCCGACCACGACCCCGGATATCAAGGTCGATGCTGTACGCCGCATGGGTGGCAACGTGGTGCTGTTCGGCAACAGCTTTGATGAAGCCTATGCCGAAAGCCGTCGTCTGGCGGCAGAACACGGTTATACGTTGATCCCACCGTATGATGATGCGGACGTGATTGCCGGACAGGGCACCATCGGTCGTGAACTGCTGGAACAGGACACCCGCCTGACCCATGTGTTCGTGCAGGTCGGTGGCGGTGGTCTGGCCGCCGGGATTGCGGTTTACATCAAGCAACTGCTGCCCAATATCAAGGTGATCGGGGTGGAAGCCGAAGGCTCGGCCTGCCTGAAAGCCGCGTGGGATGCCGGTGAACCGGTAACCTTACCGCGGGTCTCGCTGTTTGCCGACGGGGTGGCCGTGAAACGCATTGGCGATGAAACGTTCCGCGTATGCCGTCAATACCTCGATGACGTCATTACCGTCACCAATGACGAGATCTGTGCCGCCCTGAAAGACATCTTTGATGACACTCGCGCAGTCGCCGAACCGTCTGGCGCACTGTCACTGGCCGGTCTCAAGAAATATGTGGAAACCACGCACACCCGGGGTGCCCGCATGGCAGCGATCATGTCGGGCGCGAACGTCAACTTCCACAGCCTGCGCTACGTATCCGAACGTTGCGAACTGGGTGAAAAACGGGAAGGCGTGCTGGCGGTGACCATTCCGGAACGCAAAGGCGCGTTTCTGGAGTTCTGCCAGATCCTCGGCAATCGCATGGTCACCGAGTTCAACTACCGTTATTCCGCCGAAGCCGATAAAGAAGCCACCATTTTTGTTTCGGTACGCCTGAACAACGGCACCGAAGAGCTGTTGCAGGTGATCGCGGAACTGCAGAAATCGGGCTATTCGGTACTGAATATTACCGATAACAGTCTGGCGAAAAATCATGTGCGCTACATGGTTGGTGGCCGTCCGTGCAAACCGGTAAAAGAGCGCCTGTTCAGCTTCGAGTTTCCGGAACAACCCGGCGCGTTGCTGCGTTTTCTGGAAACACTGGGCACACTATGGAACATCACCCTGTTCCACTACCGGCATCATGGGGCTGACTACGGTTATGTGTTGTGCGCGTTTGAACTGAACGACGACGACATGCCAGCATTCAACCATCATCTGCAGGCTCTGGGCTACCCGTCGCGTGATGTCAGCGACGATGTCACCTACAAACTGTTCCTCGCACCACGCTGATTGCCGGTTGCTGCTTTGTGTTGAATCCCCCGCTTGCGGGGGATTTTTTTATCCGCCAAATCGCTGCCGGTAGGCCAGCGGCGACAAACCAAGCTGGGCTTTGAACAGCTTGTTGAACGACGCCCGATCATCGTAACCAATCTGCCAGATGATCTGCTCTACAGGCAGTGAC
It contains:
- a CDS encoding helix-turn-helix domain-containing protein; translation: MISPFDWHHAPSAALSPFIDRYWGWDIPATATLPMLMPGTGSECFFHYRQPPTLRSGQPLPASYLVCPRKQTIEFMPSASLGFIAIRFKNGQLRHFTDRNFLELHDSLPALTTLWGREAEALHEQLLLTTSRDTQIHLIEQFLLIRLHKHHHSGENTLDRLIEQIYYAPNQRIELLSAKTGWSQRHIERSFKQAFALSPKRFARLARLHHTLRQISLQPQQHLLDIALERGFSDQPHFIHEVQTITGMTPGEIQRLLRQQPHYYNPPSRIPT
- a CDS encoding ATP-dependent zinc protease; the encoded protein is MVYRAFLIAFMMVFTSMVNAAEPTSSVSSPKVFGWIEKALLLPGNLPLNVKMDTGALTSSLDARDLEHFSKNGQDWVRFVVDVQDDNNQPRSMTYERAVLRNVTLRGAGGVDHRPAVLMQICIGNQVYEEQFTLRDRADMKYPVLIGRRTIEHLGLIDVKQQFTTEPTCPK
- the ilvG gene encoding acetolactate synthase 2 catalytic subunit, with the protein product MNGAQYLVKALHQQGVTQVFGYPGGAIMPVYDALYDGGIPHLLCRHEQGAAMAAIGYARSTGKVGVCIATSGPGATNLITGLADALLDSVPVVALTGQVASPLIGTDAFQEVDVLGLSLACTKHSFMVQSVDELGQVIADAFRIARSGRPGPVLVDIPKDIQLAKAELDTLMELAAEQFEEDEQEAIVAARKLLSEAKKPVLYVGGGVVAADAVTELREFAAATQMPSVTTLKGIGSLDPNCPHFLGMLGMHGTKAANLVVQEADLLLVAGARFDDRVTGKLAAFAPHAKVIHLDVDAAEVGKLRAVQVALHGDLRRVLPQLAMPLNISGWREHCAAMKNDYPWRYDHPGEHIYAPLLLKQLSDTLPENSVVCCDVGQHQMWVAQHMQFNSPRNHISSSGLGTMGFGLPAAVGAKMARPNDEVVLVSGDGSFMMNVQELGTLRRAKLPVKMVLLDNQRLGMVRQWQELFFDARFSETILSDNPDFVRLASAFDIAGETITRKDEVPAAIARMLECKGAYLLHVSISAEENVWPLVPPGAANHDMMESKP
- the ilvM gene encoding acetolactate synthase 2 small subunit, which encodes MKQHQLNLITGSRPEVLERVLRVVRHRGFALCQLNMETVPDSSSLRIAVTVASERPIQLLQSQLNKLIDVFHVEALDQSEQSALKISA
- a CDS encoding branched-chain amino acid transaminase; this encodes MSQTTKYIWFNGEMVEWDRAQVHVMTHALHYGSSVFEGIRAYDTPNGTAIFRLKEHIQRLFDSAKIYWMEMPFDKAAVEQACCDIVTKNDMKSAYLRPLAFIGNVGLGVLPKSDKVEVMIGALPWGAYLGDEALSQGVDVMVSSWSRLAPNTIPTGAKAGGNYLSSQLIAREARRNGYVEGIALDVNGYISEGSGENLFIVKNGVLYTSPTTSGILPGITRDSIMTLARELGYTIREESLQREALYLADEIFMCGTAAEITPVRSVDRMQIGAGCRGPVTEAIQKAFFGLFNGETEDKWGWLTPVNK
- the ilvD gene encoding dihydroxy-acid dehydratase, giving the protein MPKYRSATTTQGRNMAGARALWRATGMKDGDFDKPIIAVVNSFTQFVPGHVHLKDLGQLVAREIEAAGGVAKEFNTIAVDDGIAMGHGGMLYSLPSRELIADSVEYMVNAHCADAMVCISNCDKITPGMLMAAMRLNIPVIFVSGGPMEAGKTKLSDKIIKLDLVDAMIMAADPTVSDADTAEVERSACPTCGSCSGMFTANSMNCLTEALGLSQPGNGSLLATHADREQLFKSAGRRIVELTKRYYEQNDETALPRSIATKAAFENAIALDIAMGGSTNTVLHLLAVAQEGDVDFTMADIDRMSRRVPHLCKVAPSTQKYHMEDVHRAGGIVAILGELSRAGLLHTDVRNVLGLSLAELIEQYDIALHPSDDVKKFYSAGPAGIPTTVAFSQDCRWPTLDDDRQEGCIRSKEFAYSQDGGLAVLAGNLAIDGCIVKTAGVDESILKFEGPAVVFESQEDAVSGILGGKVKAGDVVIVRYEGPKGGPGMQEMLYPTSYLKSMGLGKVCALITDGRFSGGSSGLSIGHVSPEAAAGGNIGLIADGDLISINIPARTIDIKISDAELTARRAEMNARGKAAWKPVNRERAVSFALRAYANLATSADKGAVRDRSKLGE
- the ilvA gene encoding threonine ammonia-lyase, biosynthetic, encoding MSDTQPQASDYLRKILLSPVYEVAKVTPLQTLKKISDRLGNHVALKREDLQPVHSFKLRGAYNKIAGLTEEQRAKGIIAASAGNHAQGVALSGAKLKIPAVIVMPTTTPDIKVDAVRRMGGNVVLFGNSFDEAYAESRRLAAEHGYTLIPPYDDADVIAGQGTIGRELLEQDTRLTHVFVQVGGGGLAAGIAVYIKQLLPNIKVIGVEAEGSACLKAAWDAGEPVTLPRVSLFADGVAVKRIGDETFRVCRQYLDDVITVTNDEICAALKDIFDDTRAVAEPSGALSLAGLKKYVETTHTRGARMAAIMSGANVNFHSLRYVSERCELGEKREGVLAVTIPERKGAFLEFCQILGNRMVTEFNYRYSAEADKEATIFVSVRLNNGTEELLQVIAELQKSGYSVLNITDNSLAKNHVRYMVGGRPCKPVKERLFSFEFPEQPGALLRFLETLGTLWNITLFHYRHHGADYGYVLCAFELNDDDMPAFNHHLQALGYPSRDVSDDVTYKLFLAPR